The genomic interval AATCTCATTTTTTAATAATTCCACAACAAGTTTTTTTATCAGAATGGTTCTACAATTTTATAAAAAACATAAAACTTAAAGAAAAAATACAGATAATTAATAATTATGAAATTGGAATGGGAAAATTATTTTCAGATCATAATATTAATATGAAGTCTTTATATGGTGAAGATAATTATAATAAACCATATTCTAATCCATTAGAACTTATCAAAAATGGTTATCCATTTTTAAAAAAAATAAGAAAAGATCTAAATATAGAAGAAATTAAATCTATATTGAATTTAATAAAAGATCATTATAATATAAATTTAATTATCAATTATTATTGTAGATTTCCTGATGAAAATATTTTGTGTAACAAAAAAAAATTAGAAAATGATTATAGCTTGTTAAATACTAAAACAATAATATTTACTTTTTTGCAATTTAAAAACTGGGCAGTTTGTAGTATTATTAAAGATATAAAATATATAAAAATAACATTATTTGGAATAAATATAATTTTAAAAAATAAAGGATAGAACATAAATGAAAAGGTTAGCGATATTTGCAGGATATGATAAAGATAATATCATAGATGATTATGTAGTATATTATATTAAAGAATTAAAAAAAGTAGCTGATATAGTTTATGTTTGCAACTGTAATATGTTAGAAAGTGAATTAGATAAAATATCAAATTATTGTATCCATATTATTAATGGAGAGCATGGAGAATTTGATTTTGGATCATATAAAAGAGGATTTATTTATGTTAGGAATAATAAAATAATATTTGATTATGATTATTTAATGCTTATAAATGATTCAGTTTTTGGTCCTTTTTTTGATCTAAAAACAATAGTAGAAAATATGGAGAAAAAAGATTTAGATGCTTGGGCTATGTTTCATTGTTTATTTGATCATATTAATATTGAGCATTTGCAATCTTATTTTATATCTATAAAAAAGAAAATTTTTATAACACAAAATTTTGTTTATTTTATGCAATCAATAACTAAATTAGATTCTAAATATGATATGATTATACATCATGAATTTGGTCTTACTAAATTTTTTCTAGATAATAATTACAAAATAGGTGGATATTTTGATTCTTCAAATATAAAAACAGAAAATGATAATAATTTGCCTTTTCATAAATCTGAAGAACTTATTAGAAATGGATTTCCATTTTTTAAAAGAAGTATATTAGAACCTTCATTAAGATTACAAACATATAATTTTACTGTTGATAACTGGAATAATATATTAAATACCATTGAAAATAATTACGATATCAATTTAATAAAAAATAATATAGAAAGAGTTTTGAATATAGACTCTAATACTTTACTTCCTAAAATAGAACAAACAACTGAAGATAATATATCAAAAAAAGATAAATGTTTCAAACTTTTTGGATTAGAATCAAATGATAAGTATCAAACACTATATATATTTGGCATAAAAATTACTATAAAAAGGTAATATTAATATGAATACAATAAGAAGAATAGTAATATTTGCAGGATATGATAAAGATAATATCATAGATGATTATGTAGTATATTATATTAAAGAATTAAAAAAAGTAGCTGATATAGTTTATGTTTCTGATTGTAATATGTTAGAAAGTGAATTAGATAAAATATCTTCTTATTGTATTCATATTATTAATGGCAGACATGGAGAATATGACTTTGGATCATATAAAAGAGGATATATTTACGCAGAAGAACAAAATATACTCAAAGATTATGATTATTTAATGCTTATAAATGATTCAGTTTTTGGTCCTTTTTTTGATCTAAAAACAATAGTAGAAAATATGGAAAATAAAAATTCCGATGTTTGGGGTATGTTTAAATATTTAGAAAATAATACAGAAAAGGAACATTTACAAAGCTACTTTGTTTCAATGAAGAACAAGGTTTTTATATCAAAAGAATATAATAGTTTTATACACTCGGTTAAAAAAGAAACAGATAAAGGAGAAATAATTAGAAAATATGAGATAGGACAAAGTGTTTTGTTTAAAAAATGTAGCTATAGTATAGAAAGTTTTTTGGATTCAAGTAGCAAATCAGACTGTAATATTGAAAATAATGTATTATTATTTGATCCTCTTCCTTTAATAGAAAAAGGATTTCCATTTTTAAAGATTTTTATGTTCAAAAATCTACTTGAATTAAAAAAACATCATGTTATAAATATGGATATAACTCGCTTATATAGAATTATAGATATAATAAAAAAAGATTATGAAATTAAATTAATTATAGACTATTTAAATAGCAATAATATTATGTTTCCTAAATTTAGAAAATTGAAAAATTATTTTTTAAATAAAAAGTTTTTGTATATAGAATTATCTTATTATAATTTAGAAAAATGTACATTATTAATAAAATTATTTAATTTTATCAGAATTACTATATTTATTCCAAATAAATATATATTTTATAAAAATTTTGACTTTATTTTGAAAACTTAATAATATTATGAAATATAATTCTAAGTTTTAGAATTGATATTATAAACTTTCAATATATTAGGAATGAGCAAAATTAATATGTGTAAATTATTAAATTTAATGAATATCAATATTTAAAATCTTATTTTAAATATTGAAACTTAAAAGAATAAAGATATAATATACCTTTAATAAAAAAACATTAAATTACTATTATATTTTAAGGATATAATTTATGACACAAGAACAAATAGATTTAATAAATAAAGTAGTATGGTTTATTCCGTTTAAAAACAAAAGAAATGCTGTAAGAAATTTTCTTAATAGTATAGTAGAAAATATAAATATTATAAATTCTATAACTCAACATTCAGTAAATCAAAATCAGCAAATCACTGATTTAATACAACACTCTATTAATCAAAATCAGCAAATAATTGATTTATTACAGCATTCTATTAATCAAAATAATTATATAAATAAAGAAACGCTTAATTATATATTAACTCTTAAAAAAGAATTATTGGAGTTAAAAGGAAATAAAGAAAAAAATAATAAAAAAGTTATATATACTTGTATAACAGATAGATACGATAATTTATTTGTACATACTTATATTAATAATGATTGGGATTATATTTGTTTTACAGATGACAAATATTTAATAAATGCTCAAATTTATGGTAATTGGATAATAAAACCTCTTCAATTTAATGAATTAGATAATACTAGGAATAATAGATGGCATAAAATGCATCCTCATATAATATTAAAAGAATATGATCATAGTATTTATTTAGATGGTAATATAGATATAAAGACTAGCTATCTATTTGAATGTATTAATAATTGTATTAATAATAATGAAACAATATCCATACCTAAACACTATTTAAGAGATTGTTTGTATGATGAAGCAGATATAGTATGTAAATATAATATTGATAATCCAGATATAGTAAAAACTCAAATGGAAATATATAGAAATGAAAACTTTCCAGAGCATTATGGATTTACAGAAAATAATTGCATTTACAGAAAACATAATGATCAAATTATTATGAAGACTATGGAAGAATGGTGGTATTGGGTAAAAAATTACTCAAAAAGAGATCAATTAAGTTTATTTTATGCTTTATGGAAAAATAATATAAAAATGGAAAAATATTTAACAGATATGCCTATAAGATATGATTTTAATAATTTTAATTGGTTTTATCACAAAAAAAGTAATGAAACATTGTTAGAAGAAAGTAAAAGATTAGGATTTGTATGATTTATTTAATAACAGGTGTTGCTGGATTTATAGGTTCTAACCTTTTAGATGAACTATTAAAAAATAAAGATAATATTATTATAGGTATAGATAATTTAAATGAGTTTTATGCTCCAATTATTAAAAGAAAAAATATTCAGCATAATTTAGAAAATAATAATTTTAAGTTTTATAATATTGATTTATTAGATACAAATCAATTAAATAAAATATTTGAAAATCATAAAATAGATAGTATAGTACATTTGGCGGGTTATGGAGGTGTAAGACCTTCTATAGAAAAACCTAAACTCTATATAGACAATAATATAGTTGCTACTCTTAATATATTAGAATGTATGAAAAAATATAATGTAAAAAAGTTAGTTTATGCATCTTCAAGCAGCGTTTATGGAAATTCAAAAGAAAATATTTTTAAAGAAACACTTAATGTAAGTAAACCTATTTCTCCTTATGCTATGACAAAAAAAGCTTGCGAAGAATTATGTTATACCTATCATAAACTTTATAATATTAATATTATAGCTTTAAGATTCTTTACAGTTTATGGAAAAAGACAGAGACCTGATTTAGCTATATCAAAATTTACAAAGCTTATACTTGAGGATAAACCAATACCAGTATTTGGAGATGGCAATACTATAAGAGATTATACATATATTGATGATATAATATCTGGAATTATTTCTGCTATAGAGTATAATAAAACATCTTATGAAATAGTTAATCTAGGAGGTGGAAATCCTGTTAGTTTAAATAGAATGATAGAAACTATAGAAAATGTTTTGAATAGGAAAGCTACTATAGAAAGAATGTCCATGCAAAAAGGCGATGTAGATAAGACAGCCGCAGATATTAACAAAGCTAAAAAACTTTTAAATTATAACCCTTCTACTAGTTTTGAAGAAGGAATAAAAAAGTTTACAAAGTGGTTTAAAAATAATATGTATAATGAGGTATAGATGGAACTTAATGAATTAAAAAATATTTATGATGAGAAATTTTGGTGACCTATACGAGGAAATTATAATTATAGATCGGCCAAAATGATTTTACCAATGATATTTAAATATTATAAACCTAATTCTATTATAGATATAGGTTGTGGTATAGGTACTTGGCTAAGTGCTGCATTAGAATTAGGAATTCAAAATTTACAAGGTATGGACTGCAATGAAATATCTGAAGACTATTTATTATTACCAAGAAAATATATTGCTATAGATAATTTGTAAACTCATGAAAATAAAGATAATAAAAAATATGATTTAGCTATATCAGTAGAAGTAGCAGAACATCTGAATAATTTAGTATCAGAACATTTTATACAAACACTAACTAGTTATAGTAAAGTTATTATATTTTCTGCTGGAATACCATATCAGGATGGAACTAATCATATTAATTGTCAGCCTCCTCAGTTTTGGTATGATATTTTTTCTAGGTATGAATATGTTTGTTTTGATTTTAGAAATGAACTAATGAATATGTGGGAAGAAATCAATCCATGTTATTCTCAAAATTTATTACTTTACGTTCATAAAGATTTGGCATATATATTTAAAAACAATTTAAAAATAACTAATAGACCTATATTTTTTTATCATCCTGCTTATGTTAATACAATAGTACATCATTCTAATAATGATATAAATAATTTAACAATACAAAATAGTCAATTATTAAAATTAAATGAGAATACACATTATATAAAAAATAAGTATGAAGAATTAAAACTGAATTTAAATTGGTTTAGTATATTAAGTATATTTGGTATTCAATTATTTACTATTTCAAATAATTCTAATTATTTAAGATTAACTGTATTAGGAATAAAATTAACATTTAAAGTTAATGAAGAAAGTATTAATAAAATAGCTTGGTGGATACCTATAAAAAGTTTAAGAAATAGTTTCAGAGTTAAATTTAAAATAGAAGACCAGACCAAACCTAATTTTTATACTATACATTTTTGTATTTATAATAATACAAAAACTAAAAAATTATAACCTATGCTGCATTGTTATATTGCAGCATAGGTTATAATTTTTTAGTTAGTATAGAACAATAAATCTACAATAGCTATTTCTAATGATTTTAATAATAAAATTCAATAAAGAAAAAAATTCTATATAATAACAAAATATCTATATATTATAGCAAATGATTTAATATTATTTATATAACAATTTAAATAATTATATAAACATTTAATAATAACTCTAATAATTTATAACTAAAGCCAAAACAAAACTTATTTATGATTTTTTGTATTCAAAATACAGAATATAAATAACTTAACTATACCTGAAAATATACTTGTATTATTTTCAGGTATCTGTTATTATATTATAAATTTCATTTGAATTTATAATTTACTTTGATGTTTATAAAAAGTTTTAGAGATAAATTTTAACAGTACAAAATAATTTAATAACTATGAAAAAATTAATTATTTTTGAAATAACAGCTGGATTTACAGATCAAATTACAATATTATGTACGGCATTAAAAATTAAACAACTTTATAATGCAATTATTAAATTAGATGTTTCATGGTTTCATGATAATAAATATGATGAATTAAATAATGAAGAAAGAAAATTAAGAATTATTGATTTATTTTATGATTTAAATCTAGATATAGCAACTCAAGAAGAAATAAATTTGGCAAAACAAACATTATATATTGATGGTAGAAATAAGAATATAGATTTGAATGGTTTATTACAAAGCACAAATGTATCTATTTTATATATAAATACATTTGTAACTCATTGTAAAATAGTAGATAATATTAATAATATTGATGTAAATATGATATTAGATATAGATAAGTACTTATTTAAATACTTATCAAATGAAAATAAAAACATAATTAATGATATGATTCAATATGATAGTGTAGCATTACATATAAGAAGAGGAGATTATATATATTTTTTAAATCATAACAGAGAAAATAGCATTTTTTCATTAGACAAATTAAGTTTATCTATTTATTACTTAATTTATATTTTAAAAAATCAAAATATAAAATTCTATATTTTTTCTAACAATTATGATTATGTTATAACAAATATAGTGCCTATAATAAATAATTACAAACTTGAATATAAAATTATACAAGATAATGAAGAGTATATAGATTTTTATTTAATAACAAAATGTAAATATACTATTTCAACATTTGGGAAATTTGCCAAAACAGCTTTTTTATTTAATAAGAATGTAGATAAAATTTTAATAGATACACATAAAACTAATTTCTTATCTTTACAGCCATATAATTATATAGATGATATTATCATAGAAAATTTTAATAACTATTTAAAACCAAAATATGAAAAATTTATTGTTACTAGTGGATTCAATAAGCAGTCATTTATATCATCAAATGTGATGATTTATATATTAGATTTTATTCATAAAAATAGGTATAAAAATATATGTCAATTGGGAATGTTAGATGGATTTGAAACCCATAGCATATTAAAATATGCTATGGGTATGAATAAAGATTTAAAATTAAATTGTTTTGAAAATAATGAAATAGAAATTTCTGGATATGAAAGCGTATTATTTACTGAATCTGAAAAAAAAAGATTAAATCTATTTATGCATAATAATATAGTTGATACAAATAATATTTATAACTTAAAAGATATAGACCTTATATTTATAACTAAAGAAAATAGTCATCCAATAGTGATGTTTTATTTATTGTATTTATTTTCACACATGAATAAAAAAATAACTATAATATTAAATGGTTTATCATGTGAAGACTCTTTTTCTATAAATGATTATATATATAATCTATATAATGGAGAAAAAAACAGATTTTATGATATAGATAAATGTGAATATAGTAATATAGGATTTATAAAAATATCAAAAGATAATCTGCTAAAAATTATCAAGAATGTATCAAATATATCATTTAATTATCAAAATAATATTTTTTTCTACAATCAAATTGTTGATATTAGAAAAGATTATTACAATTATTTTAATATTGATAAAGCCTATGAAAGATTATATAAATTAAAAGAATATATGGCTAATAAATTTAAAAAAGAAGATATAGATTATATTATAAATAATATAAAAAATAATATAGACAATAAAAATTTTCTATATTCAAATAATATTGATTATAGAATAAATAATAGCAAAGCATTATATTTACAAAATAATAAAATAAATGATATTTATAACGAACTAAATGAATTAAAAATTATATATAATATTATCCTTAATAAAATAGCTTGGTGGATACCTATACGAAAATGGCGTGATAGCTTTAGAGCTAAATTTAAAATAGAAGACCAGACCAGACCAGACCAGACCAGACCAGACCAGACCAGACCAGACCTAATTTTTATACTATACATTTTTATATTTATAATAATACAAAAAATCAAAAATTACAACCTATGCTGCAAGATAGTAATGCAGCATAGGTTTTTTGTTGCGATTATCAAATAAATAGTTTAAGGAATAAAAATGGATAAAAAAACAATAGACAATATAGCTTGGTATATACCTTTTAAAAAGTTGAGAAATTCTATAAGAGAATTACTATTATATTTTTATAATAAATTAGAGTTGGATAATTATCCAAATTATAAATATATAGCATTTGAACGAGATAAAAATTTTGAAAATAAATTAAATACTATAATTCATTTATCTAAATTTATAAATTATAAAAGAAAATATAATGGCGATGGTATAGAAGTTATTCCAAATTATAATAATAATATACTTTATTATTCAGATTTTGGAAATATAGAAAATAAGATACAAGAATTATATGATATAAATAAGATATATGAAACATTTAATTTATTTAATGATGAATATAGTAAAGATATATATTTGATGCAAATAATAAATTATAGTTTTTTTGAAGAAATAGGAAAAGGTATAATGCTTCCTTTATATTATTCTCATATATGGAATTCATACTATGATATGGATGATTTCATAAAAGAAGAAATAAGTATAGATGGTAAAAAATTATTTTTTTGTGATTTATCAAATATTAATATACCTATTTCATTACATGTACCTTATAAATATATTTATTTTGCAAATTTTATAATAGAACAATATAGGTATAAAAATAAAGTTACAATTAAAAAAGGCGATTATGTTATAGATGGCGGTGGATATGTAGGAGATACAGCATTGTATTTTGCTAATTTAGTTGGAAATCAAGGAAGAGTATATTCTTTTGAATTTATAGATGATAATTTAGATATATTTTATAAAAATATGGAACTAAATAAACATTTAAAAGACATTATACATATAATAAAAAATCCTTTATATAGTAAATCAAATGAAGAATTAATGATTAATATCAGCGGATCTGCTTCTAGAATAGATAAGTCAAACAATAATAATGCTTCTAAATTTCTAAGTATATCTATAGATGATTTTGTTTTTAATAACAAAATAGAAAAAATAGATTTTATAAAAATGGATATAGAAGGTGCTGAATTAGAAGCATTAAAAGGTGCTGAAAAAACAATATTACAATTCAGACCAAAATTAGCTATATCTATTTATCATAGTTTCAATGATTATTATGAAATACCTTTATTACTTTCAAAAATGCTCAATAATTATGAATTTTATTTTGATCATTTTAAAGTTGGCAGAGGAGAAAGTATTTTATTTTGCAAACCTATTTAAATATTAACAATATACAAGATTTTATTTAATGAAAAAATTATAAACTATTTTATTATAAAATAATTTTTAATTATAAAGAGGAATATATGAATAAAAAAACAATAGAAAAAATAGCTTGGTGGATACCTATTAAAAAATTGCGTAATAATTTCAGAGAAAAAATGTATTCCAATATAATACCTGAAAATATTATAGATTATAATAATAAAGTTAAAACTATTTATAATTATAGAAAAATAAAATTAATCCATCTAGAAACCCATAATAGATGCAACAATGACTGTCAATTTTGCCCAGTTAGTGTAGGTAATGAGAAAAGAGAATACCATAAAATGTCAGAAGAATTATTTATAAAAATAATGAATGATTTATCTAAAATGAATTATAATCAAAGTATATCATTATTTTGTAATAATGAACCATTTTTAGATACAAGGATAGTAGATTTTTTTAGGATAGCAAAAGAAAAATTACCTAATGCTTTTCATTATATTATGACAAATGGTTTGATAGTATCTTTAGAACAATTCAAAGAATCATATAAATATTTGGATATGTTTCTTATAGATAATTATAATAATAATAATGAATTAAATCCAAAGGCAAAAATCATATATGATTTTTGTATGCAAAATCCAGAATATAAAGAAAAAACTATAATTCTTATGAGAAGAAAAGATGAAATATTATCTAGTCGAGCAGGAAATTCACCAAATAGACAAACTTCTTTACAAAAGATAAAACATTTATGCAGTTTACCTAATCATCAATTTATTATAAGACCAGATGGAAAAATATCACTATGTTGTAATGATGCTTGGGGACAAATGACTTTAGGAGATTTAAATAAAAATACAGTAGAGGAAATATTTAATTCAAGATATCATAATAAAATATGTAAAAAGTTACTTAAAGGAAGAGATAAAATTACAATCTGTGAATATTGTGATTATGTAGATGATCTTAATATAACATATAATAGAATAGTTAATAATATTCCTTCCGATGGTTTAACTAGACACAAAAACAACCCTGCTAATATATTAAAATAACAGTTGTATTATTTTATTATTTTGTTATAATATTAAACAAGCTTTTAATAATTGGATACTTGTTTATGACAAAAGAAGAAAATATTGAATTTAGAGAAAAAATAATTAAAGAACAATTTCGAAATGCCTTAGGATATGAGCTCAATTTAGAAAATCCAAGAACATTTAATGAAAAATTACAATGGCTAAAACTATATTATCATGATCCTTTAATGACTAAATGTGCTGATAAATATTTAGTACGAGAATATATAAAAGAAACTATTGGAGAGAAGTATCTTATACCATTGATAGGAGTGTGGGATAAAGTAGAAGATATAAATTTTGATTCTTTACCTAATCAATTTGTACTAAAAGTAAACTGGGGAAGCGGCCAAAATATTATAGTAAAAGATAAAAGTCAATTAGATATAGAAGAAACTAAAAATAAATTAAGATATTGGATGCTACCTACTTCAAATCATTATTATTATTCTTATGAATGGCCTTATAAAAATATAGAACCCAAAATAATATGTGAAAAATATATAAGTTTTAACAAAAGCTTTTTTGATCATAAAATATATTGCTTTAACGGGAAACCATATTTTATGCATATAGTTGAAAATCCACACTCAAATTATACAAAAGTTAATATGTATGATATAAATGGTCATAAATTAGATTTAATTTTTGATAACTATGAACATATTCAAAATCTAAATGATTACACCCCACAATATTTAGCTTTACTATTTAAGCTTTCATCACAAATTTCTAATCATTTTATCAATGCTCGTGTAGATTTTTATATAATGAATAATAATATATATTTTGGAGAAATAACTTTTACACCTAGTAATGGAATAGGTAAATTTGAACCTCAAGAATGGGATTATAAATTTGGAGAATTATTAAAATTACCTAAAGAAAAGATACTAGAATATGATGTACTTGACAAAGAAAGTATTATAAAAGAAGCCTGCAATCTTGAACCTATAGTTAAACAATATAGAGATTTAGAGAGTAATTTCAACTATACCAATATAAATAATACTAATACTATTAATTA from Brachyspira suanatina carries:
- a CDS encoding glycosyltransferase domain-containing protein, with the protein product MTQEQIDLINKVVWFIPFKNKRNAVRNFLNSIVENINIINSITQHSVNQNQQITDLIQHSINQNQQIIDLLQHSINQNNYINKETLNYILTLKKELLELKGNKEKNNKKVIYTCITDRYDNLFVHTYINNDWDYICFTDDKYLINAQIYGNWIIKPLQFNELDNTRNNRWHKMHPHIILKEYDHSIYLDGNIDIKTSYLFECINNCINNNETISIPKHYLRDCLYDEADIVCKYNIDNPDIVKTQMEIYRNENFPEHYGFTENNCIYRKHNDQIIMKTMEEWWYWVKNYSKRDQLSLFYALWKNNIKMEKYLTDMPIRYDFNNFNWFYHKKSNETLLEESKRLGFV
- a CDS encoding rhamnan synthesis F family protein; translated protein: MNTIRRIVIFAGYDKDNIIDDYVVYYIKELKKVADIVYVSDCNMLESELDKISSYCIHIINGRHGEYDFGSYKRGYIYAEEQNILKDYDYLMLINDSVFGPFFDLKTIVENMENKNSDVWGMFKYLENNTEKEHLQSYFVSMKNKVFISKEYNSFIHSVKKETDKGEIIRKYEIGQSVLFKKCSYSIESFLDSSSKSDCNIENNVLLFDPLPLIEKGFPFLKIFMFKNLLELKKHHVINMDITRLYRIIDIIKKDYEIKLIIDYLNSNNIMFPKFRKLKNYFLNKKFLYIELSYYNLEKCTLLIKLFNFIRITIFIPNKYIFYKNFDFILKT
- a CDS encoding rhamnan synthesis F family protein, whose product is MKRLAIFAGYDKDNIIDDYVVYYIKELKKVADIVYVCNCNMLESELDKISNYCIHIINGEHGEFDFGSYKRGFIYVRNNKIIFDYDYLMLINDSVFGPFFDLKTIVENMEKKDLDAWAMFHCLFDHINIEHLQSYFISIKKKIFITQNFVYFMQSITKLDSKYDMIIHHEFGLTKFFLDNNYKIGGYFDSSNIKTENDNNLPFHKSEELIRNGFPFFKRSILEPSLRLQTYNFTVDNWNNILNTIENNYDINLIKNNIERVLNIDSNTLLPKIEQTTEDNISKKDKCFKLFGLESNDKYQTLYIFGIKITIKR
- a CDS encoding rhamnan synthesis F family protein, whose product is RLAIFAGYDKDNIIDDYVVYYIKELKKVADIVYVCNCNMLESELDKISSYCIHIINGRHGEYDFGSYKRGFIYVRNNKIIFDYDYLLLCNDSNFGPFIPFENMFAQLTYDKATVYGCFKHLEINNLPKNNIHGLKKIDEHLQSHFLIIPQQVFLSEWFYNFIKNIKLKEKIQIINNYEIGMGKLFSDHNINMKSLYGEDNYNKPYSNPLELIKNGYPFLKKIRKDLNIEEIKSILNLIKDHYNINLIINYYCRFPDENILCNKKKLENDYSLLNTKTIIFTFLQFKNWAVCSIIKDIKYIKITLFGINIILKNKG
- a CDS encoding ATP-grasp fold amidoligase family protein, whose product is MTKEENIEFREKIIKEQFRNALGYELNLENPRTFNEKLQWLKLYYHDPLMTKCADKYLVREYIKETIGEKYLIPLIGVWDKVEDINFDSLPNQFVLKVNWGSGQNIIVKDKSQLDIEETKNKLRYWMLPTSNHYYYSYEWPYKNIEPKIICEKYISFNKSFFDHKIYCFNGKPYFMHIVENPHSNYTKVNMYDINGHKLDLIFDNYEHIQNLNDYTPQYLALLFKLSSQISNHFINARVDFYIMNNNIYFGEITFTPSNGIGKFEPQEWDYKFGELLKLPKEKILEYDVLDKESIIKEACNLEPIVKQYRDLESNFNYTNINNTNTINYLNNELSNYNNTIKYIRHTNEELRLNLNWFSILSIFGIQLFAISNNNHYLRLTILGIKLTFKVNEESINKIAWWIPIRKWRDSFRTKFKIEDQTRPDQTRPDQTRPNFYTIYFYISYNKTKNQKLQPMLPYYKAA
- a CDS encoding FkbM family methyltransferase, with the translated sequence MDKKTIDNIAWYIPFKKLRNSIRELLLYFYNKLELDNYPNYKYIAFERDKNFENKLNTIIHLSKFINYKRKYNGDGIEVIPNYNNNILYYSDFGNIENKIQELYDINKIYETFNLFNDEYSKDIYLMQIINYSFFEEIGKGIMLPLYYSHIWNSYYDMDDFIKEEISIDGKKLFFCDLSNINIPISLHVPYKYIYFANFIIEQYRYKNKVTIKKGDYVIDGGGYVGDTALYFANLVGNQGRVYSFEFIDDNLDIFYKNMELNKHLKDIIHIIKNPLYSKSNEELMINISGSASRIDKSNNNNASKFLSISIDDFVFNNKIEKIDFIKMDIEGAELEALKGAEKTILQFRPKLAISIYHSFNDYYEIPLLLSKMLNNYEFYFDHFKVGRGESILFCKPI
- a CDS encoding GDP-mannose 4,6-dehydratase codes for the protein MIYLITGVAGFIGSNLLDELLKNKDNIIIGIDNLNEFYAPIIKRKNIQHNLENNNFKFYNIDLLDTNQLNKIFENHKIDSIVHLAGYGGVRPSIEKPKLYIDNNIVATLNILECMKKYNVKKLVYASSSSVYGNSKENIFKETLNVSKPISPYAMTKKACEELCYTYHKLYNINIIALRFFTVYGKRQRPDLAISKFTKLILEDKPIPVFGDGNTIRDYTYIDDIISGIISAIEYNKTSYEIVNLGGGNPVSLNRMIETIENVLNRKATIERMSMQKGDVDKTAADINKAKKLLNYNPSTSFEEGIKKFTKWFKNNMYNEV
- a CDS encoding radical SAM/SPASM domain-containing protein; the encoded protein is MNKKTIEKIAWWIPIKKLRNNFREKMYSNIIPENIIDYNNKVKTIYNYRKIKLIHLETHNRCNNDCQFCPVSVGNEKREYHKMSEELFIKIMNDLSKMNYNQSISLFCNNEPFLDTRIVDFFRIAKEKLPNAFHYIMTNGLIVSLEQFKESYKYLDMFLIDNYNNNNELNPKAKIIYDFCMQNPEYKEKTIILMRRKDEILSSRAGNSPNRQTSLQKIKHLCSLPNHQFIIRPDGKISLCCNDAWGQMTLGDLNKNTVEEIFNSRYHNKICKKLLKGRDKITICEYCDYVDDLNITYNRIVNNIPSDGLTRHKNNPANILK